The window GGCCGGGGCGCTCGAGATCGCGAGGTGACTCCGCGCGGCTGGCTCGGCGCGGTCTGCGTGCTCGCCGCGGCTTCGGGGCAGGCCGCGGCCGGCGATGCGCTGCCGCTCTCCTCGGCCGAGGTCGCCTCGCGCTGGCACGGACGGCTCGCCACGCGCCACTTCAGCGCGAAGGTTCGCATGCAGATGGACCTGGGCGGGCTGCTCGAAGAGAGGAGCATGCGCGTGTACCGCGACGACGAGGGTGGCCGCGGCGAGCGCGTGCTGATCCGCTTCGACGCGCCGCCGGACCTGCGCAACGTCGGGCTGCTCTACCTGGAGCACGCGGACCGGCCAAACGACTACTTCCTGTACCAGCCCGCGGTGAAGCGGATCCGCCGGCTTCCGCAGTCGATCGCCGACGACGACGTGTACGGGATCGACCTCGAGTTTCTCGGCTTCGGCATCGCGCAGTCGGCGCCGACCGAGCTCTCCGGGATGACCCGCGAGACACTCGACGGGCGTCCGGTCTACCGGCTCGCCGAGACGGCCAGCCAGCCGAACCCCCGCTTCGAGACCCGGAGCACCTGGATCGACGCTTCGAGCTTCGTTCCGCTTCGCACCGAGCACCGACCCGGCGAGAGACTGGTCCTGGTCGCGGAGACGCTCGAGGTCGTGGACGTGCAGGGGGTGGTCACGCCGAAGCGCATGCGCTTCCAGAAGCCGATCGAGCGGCGCGAGGTGCTCCTGTACGTGGACGCGGTCGACTACGAAGCCCCGATCGCCGACGAGCATTTCTCCGCGCTCGCGCTGCTCAAGGCGCAGGCGCCGAAGTAGAATGGCCGCGTGGCCAGAGCCACTGCTGCGAAATCCGGTTCGAGGAAGCCGAGGGCGAAGTCGGCGGGCGCGCGCAAGCGCCTTTCGCCCGCCAAGGAGAAGCGCGGTCTCGAGGCCGCGGCGGCCCCATCCTCGGTTGATGCGCCGGAGCTGGCTGCGCTCGCCGGGCAGGTGCACGCGGCCGGGGGCGCGGCGATCGGCGCGTACCGAGATCCGCTCGGCTCGCACCCGCTTCTGCTCGCGGTGCTGCCGCTCGACGCGATCGAGCCGACCCCGTTCCAGCGCGATCTCTCGCCCGCGCACGTGAAGCGGCTGGCGCAGAAGATCGACGAGGCGCGCGCGTTCCTCGACCCGCTGATCGTCGTGCGCGGAGCCAGCGGAGGCTTCTGGACGCCGAACGGGAGGCACCGTCTGGCCGCCGCGAAGCTGCTCGGAATGCGCGCGATCACCGCGCTGATCTCGGACGACGAGGCGCTCGCGTTCAAGATCCTCGCGCTGAACACGGAGAAGGCGCACAACACCCGCGACCGCAGCCTCGAGGTGATCCGCATGGCGCAGGCGCTGGCCGAATCGCGGCCGCGCGCACGCGAGGCCGAGTTCGCAAGCGAGTTCGAGCTCGCGCCGTACCTGACGCTCGGCCTCTGCTACCAGAAGGAGTCGCGCTTTCCCGGCGGCACGTACCTCTCGTTCCTGCGCAAGGTCGACCGCTACTCGCCGAAGTCGCTGGCCGCCTCGCTTCGCGAGCGCGAGGGCTGGGCCTCGCGGCTGCTCGAGATCGACCGGCTCGCAACGAAGGCGGTCGCGAAGCTCGCGGCGCGCGGCTTCCGCTCGCCGTACCTGCGCGCGTTCGTGGTCGCGCGCATCAACCCGGTGCGCTTCGTCAAGCTGAAGAAGGCCGAGACGGGGCCGGCGATGGCGATCGGCGCGGCGCTCACGCGCATGACCGCGAGCGCCCGAAAGTTCGACCCGGACGCCGTGCGCGAGCGCGACCTGCAGCTCGCGGCCGCGGCTTCGGGCTCGGCGCCCGACGCGGAATGAGGCGCGTACACGTGTTCGTGTCGGGGCGCGTGCAGGGCGTCTTCTTCCGCCGCGCGACCCACGCGCAGATGCGCTCGCTCGCGCTCGCGGGCTGGGTGCGCAACCTGCCCGACGGGCGCGTCGAGGCGGTCGTCGAGGGGAACGCGGCGCGCGTCGAGCTGGCGCTGGCATTCCTGAGGCGCGGACCGCCGCACGCGAGCGTGTCGAGCGTCGAGGTGATCGACGAGCCGTGCACCGGTCTCGAAGGCGAGTTCGAGCTGCGGCCCTAGGGCGACGCCTCGGTTCCGGCTCCGCTGAGCTCGACCGAGGCTCCGCCGCCGCCGGTCAGCATGAGCGTCCCGGTGCGCGAGCCGGTCGCGCTGGGCGTGAAGCGGACGCGGATCGTCGCCGTCTCGGCGGACTCGGGATCCAGCGAGTACTCGATCGAGGTCGCTGTGGGGAAGAAGGCGAAGTCGCTCGAGCCGCTGAGCGTGGCGGTTCCGGTTAGAGCTCCGTCGCCCGGGTTCGAGATCGTGAACTCGATCGTCTCGGAATCCCCGACCGCGACATCGGGAAATTCTCCGGCGGTCGGATCGACCGCGATCTCGGCCACGCCCCCGACACCGGTGAGCGTCACCGTCGCGCCGCCCGCGCCGCCGGCGACGCGGAACACGATCTCGCCCGAGTATGTCGTCGCCTCGCTCGGATCGAAGACCACCGAGAGCCCCCCTGCCGCGTCGCCCGCCTCGAGATCCGAGAAGGCCGTCGGGTCGACCAGCGAGAATGCCGCTTCGCTCCCGCTCGGGAGCGCGGCCTCGCCCGAGAGCGATCCAGTGCCGATGTTCTCGACCGAGATCACGTAGAGCCCGGTCTCGTCGAGTCGAACCGCGCCGAAGTCGATCGCGAGCGGTGTGACCGAGAGGATCGGCTCGACCGCCTCGTCGAGCTTTCCGCTCGCGCGCACCTGCCGATCCGCCGCGAGCTCGAGATCGAGCTTCGGCGCCGTGCCCCCGGTCGGAACGCGAAGCCGGCCCTTCGCGATTCCGCTGCCGAAGTGGGTCGAGTCGTCGAGCAGGCCGTACACGCGCTGGTTCGGGCCGAGCATGAGCCGCCCCGCGATGTCGACGGCCGTCTCCTCGATCCGGTCGATCCGGGCCGGGCCGGTGCCCGTGAAGTCGTAGGCGGGCACACCGAGCCCTGTGTTCGTGCGGACCGTGAGGTCGTAGATGCGGCTGCTCACCGATTGGCCGCCGAGCTGTGCGGCGTCGCTTCGGCCGCTCAGCACCTGGAACGCCGCGGGCGCGCGCCGGCCGTCGACGATCACGCGCAGGGCCGCCACGCTGTCGCTCGCGACCGTGCCGCGAAGCGCGAGCCGCGCGCGCGAAGGGCTGGGCTTTCCCTGCAGCAGCGCGAGCACGCCGACCGGCGCGCCATCGTCCGGGTCGACGAGCTCGAGCTCGCCGACCACGTTGCCGCGCGAGTCGAGCCCGATCGTCTGTCCGGCCGCGATCTCGAAGAAGTCGCCGAGCGCGCGTGAGAAGCCGAAGCTCGGCTTGCCGGTGAGCTCGACGTCCTCGACCCGGTAGGTCGCGAAGCTCGGCTCGGAGAGCTGGATCAGGAGCGCGCCGGCGTCCTGGCCGCCGAGCGAGAACCACCAGGTGCCCGCGAGGCTCTCGTAGCTCTCCGTCTGCGCGCGCGCCGGCCCCGCGCAGAGTGCGACCCAGAGCGCGACCAGCGCGGCGGCGCGAATTCCCAAGCGCGGCTCTCCCGGACCGACCGGGCGGTCTCGCGCCTAGCATGAACCGCCGGGCGTGAACCTGCACGGCATGCGCTTGATGCCGTGGATGAAGTTCGAGCGCAGCATCTCGGGCGCGCCGCTGATCTCGAGATCCGGAAGGCGGCGCAGCAGCTCGCGGAACACGACCGTGATCTCGCGCCGCGCCAGGTTCGCGCCCAGGCAGTGGTGCGCGCCCGGTCCGCCGAAGCCGACGTGCTCGTTCGGCGCGCGCGTGACGTCGAAGCGGTACGGCTCCTCGAACGCGGCCTCGTCGCGATTCGCGGAGTTGTACCAGAGCACGATCTTCTCGCCCGCGCGAAGCTTCTGGCCGCCGAGCTCCGTGTCCGCGGTGACGGTGCGGCGGAAGTGGATCACGGGCGAGGCCCAGCGCACGATCTCCTCGACGGCGGAGGGCGCGATCGCCGCGAAGTCGCCCACCCACTTGCGCCGCTGGTCCGGGTGGTCCGAGAGCGCCTTCATGCCGTGGCTGATCGCGTTTCGCGTGGTCTCGTTCCCGGCCACGACGAGAAGCACGAAGAACGACGCGAGCTCCTGGTCGGAGAGGCTCTCGCCGTCGACCTCGGCGCTCAGCAGCTGCGAGGTCAGGTCGTCGGTCGGGTTCTTGCGGCGCTCGATCGCGAGCTCGTTCATGAGCTGCGCGAGCCCGCGCCCCGCGTCGAGCGCCGCGATCAGCGGGCTGGTTCCCGGAGTCACGTACTCGGGGTCGCCGAGGCCCAGGATGATGTTGGTCTGCTCGAAGACGAACCGAGTCTGGCTCTCGGGAATGCCCATCATGTCGCAGATGATTCCCAGCGGAAGCGGGGCGGCGATCATACCCACGAAGTCGCACTCGCCCCGGTCGATCACGGCGTCGATCAGCGCGGTGGCCCGCCGCTCGACGTCGTGCTGCAGGCTCGCGAGCGCGCGCGGCGTGAAGCCCCGCGCGACGATCCGCCGCAGCCGCGCGTGGCGCGGGTCGTCCATCGCGATCATCGAGCCGAAGAACTCGTTGAGCTCCGCCGGCAGGTCGACGATCTGCACGCCCCTGCCCGAGCAGAACAGATCCGAGCGCCGGCTCGCGGTCAGCACGTCGGCCATCCGCGTCACCGACCAGTAGCCCGGCCCCTTCGGCAGCGGGATCTCCGGCGGCGGCGTGAACTCCTCGTGAAACGACATCGGCCGCTCGCTCCGAAGAAGGGCGAACGCGCCCTCTCGATCCTCGGCGGGCGCGTTCCAGAACTCGGGGTCGTCGAAGCGGATCTGGTCGACGCTCGCGGGAAACCTGGGCTCGAACATGGGGGGAGACTCCTTCTTCGCGGACCCTGCGGGTCGCAGTGCTAACGTGCCCAAAGGGGAGGGCGCCCTGATCAGGATGATCGTCGACGCGGACGCGTGTCCGGTGAAGGAGGAGATCTACTCCGTCGCCGCGCGCCACGGCGTGGCGGTGACCCTGGTCGCCAACTCGAGGCTGCACGTCCCGGCCCGGACGCGCGCGGAGATGGTGGTCGTCGACGGCGCTCCGGACGCGGCCGACGACTGGATCGCGGAGCACGTACGCAAGTCCGACGTGGTCGTCACCGCGGACATTCCCCTGGCCTCGCGCTGCCTGGCCGCGGGCGCGCACGTCCTTTCCGGCAACGGCCGGGTCTTCACCGAGGACTCGATCGGCGGGGCGCTCGCGACTCGGGACCTGTTGCAGAGCCTTCGCGATTCCGGCATCGCCTCGCGCGGCCCGAGCCCGATCAGCGCTCGGGACCGCTCGCGCTTCCTCTCGAAGCTCGACGAGCTGCTCTCGCGAGTACTGCGCGAGCGCTGATCCGGTCGCGGTCTACGGCTTCTCGCGCGTTTCGGGCCAGCGCAGCGATGGCAGGCCGTCGAGGCTCGCGGCGTTGTGCTCGCGCTGGTACGCCACGAGTCCCGCCTCCTGCTTGCGCTCGGCCCACTCGATCATCTGGGTGCGCTCGCCCTCGAAGCGCATCAGCGGCACGCCGTAGCCGCAGGAGTCGCTGATGCGCGAGACGTCGACGCGGACGATCGCGCGGATCCCCGGCTTCGCGTCGAAGCGCTCCAGCAACTTCGCGAACCCAGCGTCGTTCGGCTCCAGGATCTCGCTTCGCCCGTGCAGCCGCAGGATCTTCGGCGGGCCCTCGAAGGCGCAGAACATGATCACGACGCGCCCGTTCTGCCGCGCGTGCGCGATCGTCTCCGCGCCGCTGCCGACGAAATCGAGGTACGCGACGCTGGTCGGGCCGAGGATCCGCAGCGTGTCGAGCCCCTTCGGCGAGCAGTTCACGTGCCCGTCGGGGCCGTTCGGGGCGCTCGCCACGAAGAAGATGTGCTGCTCGGCGATGAACGCGCGAAGCCTCTCGTCGAGCTCGGGGTAGACCTTGGCCATGGGGGCACTCTAGCGAAGGCGCGCGTCCGCCGCGGGGCTCGGGTCGGGGGCATCGGCGCGCCCGAACGTGGCCGCGACGACGTCCGTGCACAGGATCTCGCCGAAGACCAGGTAGGTCCAGCGCTCGCGCACGCGAACGCTGGCGACGTAGCGATCCCCGGCGCGCTCCTCGATCAGCGCCATCGCGCGCGGCAGCCGGTCGTTGGTCCACAGGGGCAGGAAGATCAGCACCTGCGCGCCGCACTCGGTCACCGCGTAGTCGATGCGGTCGTCGGGGTCGTACGCGACCGGCTCGCGCGGACCGAGCTGGGCGGGCGTCCCGGCGCACGCGCAGAGGAGCCACGCGAGCGGAAGCATCGAGAGCGTCTTCGCGAGCCGCGCGCTCATCGGATCGCGTCCCCGCGCAGGGTCGCGCAGCGGCGGCTTGCCAGACCCCAGTAGGACCAGCTCTCCCGCAGCGTGACTCCGACCAGACCGGTTGCGCCCGGAACGCTCGCGATCGCCTCGGAGCGCGCGCGCACGAGTCGATCCTTCGCGCCGAACTCGAGGAACTGGTGCCAGGGCAGGGCCAGGAAGTAAGTCGCGCAGCCCCTGCCCTCGGCCGGTCCGAGCTTCACGTAGCCGGCGGGCGGAAGCGGCGAGAGATCGACCCAGCCCGACGAGCACGCCGGAGTCGCGGCCAACGCGGCGAGCAGGATCAGACGAAGCGCTAGAAGCCGCACTCGACCGCAGCCGTGTTGTAGTTCGAGCCGTTGTGGACGCCGCCGAAGATGTCGACCAGGCCGAAGACGCCCGACCGGTGTGAGATCACCAGCCCCAGTGTGCAGGCGCGCGCGCGCTCGTTGCGGATCACGTCGCCGATGTTGAGGTCGATGCTGATGTCCAGGTAGTTCAGCAACTTCGAGGTTCCGTCGTCGTGGCGCTCGTCGTACTCGCGCTCGATCTCGGGCACGCGCCAGGCGTAGGAGAGCCCCTCGCCGAAGCCGATCCGCGTGCTGACCACCCGCTCCCAGGGAAACGGCCGCCAGTACATCTTCAGGTACGCGGTCTGCACGAAGGCGCTCCGACCGCCTCTCTCGCCGGTGCCGTGGAGCTGACCGCCGAGCCGCCAGGCGAAGTCGATCGGCCAGTCGCGCCAGTCGTCGACCAGCGGGCGCCCGATGTCGATCCCGATCAGGCCGGCGTTCCCGCTGTCGACGTCGAAGTCCCCGCCGACGATCTCGCCCAGGCTGCTGTCCGTCCCGTAACCGGCGTTGATTCGCGCGGTCCAGGCGTCGCGGAACCAGACCTCGCGCTCGCGCACGGGAATCACCGGGACGTCGGGCTTCACCAGGTAGAGGCCGGGATCCGGGGCGAGGCTCACTTCGGGTGGGTCGTCCTGTGCCAGGCCGACTGCGGGCTGCAGGAGAAGCCCGGCCAGCGCGAGCGCGGTCACGACGAGCCGCTCCAGAGACGGGAGTCTTTGCACGGGCGATCCAATACCACGCATCGTGCGCGCGGTCACGCCTTTGCTTCTATTGCCCGATCGCCCAAGTGCTCTGCGACTGCAGCCGCTCCATGAAGCTCGTCTCGTAGGCTTCCTCGGGCGTCTCGCGCACCAGCCGGTCGAGCACCTCCGCGTCGGCGCCGACCAGGATGCGCCAGCGTTCCTCTCGCACGCCGTCCAGGATCACCTTCGCGGCGGCCGCGGCGGTCATCGGCGCCGCGTCGCGGAAGGCTTCGCCCAGCATCTGCAGGCCCTGGCGGATCTGCTCGTTCGAGGCCGCGCCGACCGCGAGCCCCATCCGCTCCATCCGCTCGCGCGCGTCCTCGAGCTGCGCGTCGCTCATCTCCTTGGGGTCGCGACCGAGGATGCGGCTGGAGTTGATCACGATGCCCGTGCCGATGTGCCCGGGCATCACGAGCGAGACCTTCACGTGCGGCGCGTTGTTGCGCAGGTCGTTGATCAGCGCCTCGGTGAAGC is drawn from Deltaproteobacteria bacterium and contains these coding sequences:
- a CDS encoding outer membrane lipoprotein-sorting protein encodes the protein MTPRGWLGAVCVLAAASGQAAAGDALPLSSAEVASRWHGRLATRHFSAKVRMQMDLGGLLEERSMRVYRDDEGGRGERVLIRFDAPPDLRNVGLLYLEHADRPNDYFLYQPAVKRIRRLPQSIADDDVYGIDLEFLGFGIAQSAPTELSGMTRETLDGRPVYRLAETASQPNPRFETRSTWIDASSFVPLRTEHRPGERLVLVAETLEVVDVQGVVTPKRMRFQKPIERREVLLYVDAVDYEAPIADEHFSALALLKAQAPK
- a CDS encoding chromosome partitioning protein ParB translates to MARATAAKSGSRKPRAKSAGARKRLSPAKEKRGLEAAAAPSSVDAPELAALAGQVHAAGGAAIGAYRDPLGSHPLLLAVLPLDAIEPTPFQRDLSPAHVKRLAQKIDEARAFLDPLIVVRGASGGFWTPNGRHRLAAAKLLGMRAITALISDDEALAFKILALNTEKAHNTRDRSLEVIRMAQALAESRPRAREAEFASEFELAPYLTLGLCYQKESRFPGGTYLSFLRKVDRYSPKSLAASLREREGWASRLLEIDRLATKAVAKLAARGFRSPYLRAFVVARINPVRFVKLKKAETGPAMAIGAALTRMTASARKFDPDAVRERDLQLAAAASGSAPDAE
- a CDS encoding acylphosphatase; this encodes MRRVHVFVSGRVQGVFFRRATHAQMRSLALAGWVRNLPDGRVEAVVEGNAARVELALAFLRRGPPHASVSSVEVIDEPCTGLEGEFELRP
- a CDS encoding choice-of-anchor D domain-containing protein — encoded protein: MGIRAAALVALWVALCAGPARAQTESYESLAGTWWFSLGGQDAGALLIQLSEPSFATYRVEDVELTGKPSFGFSRALGDFFEIAAGQTIGLDSRGNVVGELELVDPDDGAPVGVLALLQGKPSPSRARLALRGTVASDSVAALRVIVDGRRAPAAFQVLSGRSDAAQLGGQSVSSRIYDLTVRTNTGLGVPAYDFTGTGPARIDRIEETAVDIAGRLMLGPNQRVYGLLDDSTHFGSGIAKGRLRVPTGGTAPKLDLELAADRQVRASGKLDEAVEPILSVTPLAIDFGAVRLDETGLYVISVENIGTGSLSGEAALPSGSEAAFSLVDPTAFSDLEAGDAAGGLSVVFDPSEATTYSGEIVFRVAGGAGGATVTLTGVGGVAEIAVDPTAGEFPDVAVGDSETIEFTISNPGDGALTGTATLSGSSDFAFFPTATSIEYSLDPESAETATIRVRFTPSATGSRTGTLMLTGGGGASVELSGAGTEASP
- a CDS encoding cytochrome P450, which encodes MFEPRFPASVDQIRFDDPEFWNAPAEDREGAFALLRSERPMSFHEEFTPPPEIPLPKGPGYWSVTRMADVLTASRRSDLFCSGRGVQIVDLPAELNEFFGSMIAMDDPRHARLRRIVARGFTPRALASLQHDVERRATALIDAVIDRGECDFVGMIAAPLPLGIICDMMGIPESQTRFVFEQTNIILGLGDPEYVTPGTSPLIAALDAGRGLAQLMNELAIERRKNPTDDLTSQLLSAEVDGESLSDQELASFFVLLVVAGNETTRNAISHGMKALSDHPDQRRKWVGDFAAIAPSAVEEIVRWASPVIHFRRTVTADTELGGQKLRAGEKIVLWYNSANRDEAAFEEPYRFDVTRAPNEHVGFGGPGAHHCLGANLARREITVVFRELLRRLPDLEISGAPEMLRSNFIHGIKRMPCRFTPGGSC
- a CDS encoding YaiI/YqxD family protein yields the protein MGGDSFFADPAGRSANVPKGEGALIRMIVDADACPVKEEIYSVAARHGVAVTLVANSRLHVPARTRAEMVVVDGAPDAADDWIAEHVRKSDVVVTADIPLASRCLAAGAHVLSGNGRVFTEDSIGGALATRDLLQSLRDSGIASRGPSPISARDRSRFLSKLDELLSRVLRER
- a CDS encoding pyridoxamine 5'-phosphate oxidase family protein, which codes for MAKVYPELDERLRAFIAEQHIFFVASAPNGPDGHVNCSPKGLDTLRILGPTSVAYLDFVGSGAETIAHARQNGRVVIMFCAFEGPPKILRLHGRSEILEPNDAGFAKLLERFDAKPGIRAIVRVDVSRISDSCGYGVPLMRFEGERTQMIEWAERKQEAGLVAYQREHNAASLDGLPSLRWPETREKP